From the genome of Chlorocebus sabaeus isolate Y175 chromosome 2, mChlSab1.0.hap1, whole genome shotgun sequence, one region includes:
- the OLIG1 gene encoding oligodendrocyte transcription factor 1, which translates to MYYAVSQARVNAAPGTMLRPQRPGDVQLGASLYELVGYRQPPSSSSSSSTTSSTSSSSTTAPLLPKAAREKPEAPAEPPGPGPGSGAHAGGSARPDAKEEQQQQLRRKINSRERKRMQDLNLAMDALREVILPYSAAHCQGAPGRKLSKIATLLLARNYILLLGSSLQELRRALGEGAGPAAPRLLLAGLPLLAAAPGSVLLAPGAVGPPDALRPAKYLSLALDEPPCGQFALPGGGTGGPGLCTCAVCKFPHLVPASLGLAAVQAQFSK; encoded by the coding sequence ATGTACTATGCGGTTTCCCAGGCGCGCGTGAACGCGGCCCCCGGGACCATGCTGCGGCCACAGCGGCCCGGAGACGTGCAGCTCGGGGCCTCCCTCTACGAGCTGGTGGGCTATAGGCAgccgccctcctcctcctcctcctcctccaccacctcttccacttcctcctcctccacgaCGGCCCCCCTCCTCCCCAAGGCTGCGCGCGAGAAGCCGGAGGCGCCGGCCGAGCCTCCAGGCCCCGGGCCTGGGTCCGGCGCGCACGCGGGCGGCAGCGCCCGGCCGGACGCcaaggaggagcagcagcagcagctgcggCGCAAGATCAACAGCCGCGAGCGGAAGCGCATGCAGGACCTGAACCTGGCCATGGACGCGCTGCGCGAGGTCATCCTGCCCTACTCAGCGGCGCACTGCCAGGGCGCTCCCGGCCGCAAGCTCTCCAAGATCGCCACGCTGCTGCTCGCCCGCAACTACATCCTACTGCTGGGCAGCTCGCTGCAGGAGCTGCGCCGCGCGCTGGGCGAGGGCGCCGGGCCCGCCGCGCCGCGCCTGCTGCTGGCCGGGCTGCCCCTGCTCGCCGCCGCGCCCGGCTCCGTGCTGCTGGCGCCCGGCGCCGTGGGACCCCCCGATGCGCTGCGCCCCGCCAAGTACCTGTCTCTGGCGCTGGACGAGCCGCCATGCGGCCAGTTCGCGCTCCCCGGCGGCGGCACAGGCGGCCCCGGCCTCTGCACCTGCGCCGTGTGCAAGTTCCCGCACCTGGTCCCGGCCAGCCTGGGCCTGGCCGCCGTGCAGGCGCAGTTCTCCAAGTGA